The following coding sequences lie in one Takifugu rubripes chromosome 8, fTakRub1.2, whole genome shotgun sequence genomic window:
- the slc3a2a gene encoding solute carrier family 3 member 2a isoform X1, translating into MEPASTMIEVDMKEVELSEMDPEKQPMTGDGQAAAAAEKNGSVKLKVPEDEVAFTGLSKDELMKVAGTPGWVRTRFVLLILFWLGWIGMLAGAIVIIVQAPRCKPIPEMNWWNEGPLYEISDTQAFSDGLKGIESKLDNINQLKVKGLVLGPLHTVQANQPSTLDLEKFDPRQGTNEELLGVLEKAHRKGINVMLDLTPNYLGSSSWFNPVEKDVRKVEAAAEYWLGLGVDGIKVSDLAIASGSAEWAKLQDVVQKNSSQDGKRRALMGVVKNVSATSASQLLNTSGVDLLQSDLVSTNIGGSELINTMDTLNSEQRSLGWGFGEQLSKQAKTPGLIRLYHLLLFTLPGTPIFKYGDEIGLPPGQGSEPPKMIWDLEKEPAEGEADNGTVKTETLKPGELRNWFISLSDLRGKERSLLHGDYYSLSSSDTSLAFLRLWDQSERYITAVNWGTAPETLAFKLATPEVKLPETAKVKLSTDDDLKEESDVSLEKLTLGAGKAVLLQFPYKG; encoded by the exons ATG GAACCGGCTTCAACAATGATTGAAGTCGACATGAAGGAAGTGGAGCTCAGCGAAATGGACCCCGAGAAGCAGCCCATGACGGGGGATGGACaggcggctgcagctgctgagaagAATGGCAGCGTCAAGCTGAAGGTCCCCGAGGACGAAGTTGCATTCACTGGACTATCTAAGGACGAGCTGATGAAGGTTGCTGGCACCCCAGG ATGGGTGAGAACCCGTTTTGTGCTTCTTATTCTGTTTTGGCTGGGCTGGATCGGCATGTTGGCCGGGGCCATTGTGATCATCGTCCAGGCCCCTCGATGCAAGCCCATCCCCGAGATGAACTGGTGGAACGAGGGGCCCCTGTACGAGATCTCTGATACCCAAGCTTTCTCTGACGGACTGAAAG GCATTGAATCAAAGTTGGACAACATCAACCAGTTGAAGGTGAAAGGTCTGGTTCTTGGGCCCCTTCACACCGTCCAGGCTAACCAACCCAGCACTCTGGACCTTGAGAAATTTGACCCAAGGCAGGGGACAAATGAAGAACTGCTGGGTGTGCTGGAGAAGGCCCACAGAAAGG GCATTAATGTGATGCTGGATCTGACTCCTAACTACCTGGGCTCATCTTCCTGGTTCAACCCGGTTGAAAAGGACGTTCGGAAAGTCGAG GCTGCCGCAGAGTACTGGCTCGGTTTGGGCGTCGATGGCATCAAGGTCTCCGACCTCGCCATCGCTTCGGGTTCTGCAGAGTGGGCCAAGCTTCAGGATGTCGTCCAGAAGAATTCCTCTCAGGACGGCAAAAGGAG GGCTCTGATGGGTGTGGTTAAAAATGTTTCGGCCACAAGTGCATCTCAGCTTCTCAACACCAGCGGTGTGGATCTCCTCCAGTCTGATCTGGTCAGCACCAACATTGgag GTTCCGAGCTCATCAATACCATGGACACACTTAACTCTGAGCAAAGAAGTCTTGGGTGGGGTTTCGGGGAGCAGCTGTCTAAACAAGCAAAAACTCCAGGCCTGATCCGTCTTTACCATCTCCTGCTGTTTACCTTGCCTGGAACTCCCATTTTTAAATACGGAGATGAAATTGGCCTTCCGCCGGGACAG GGTTCCGAGCCTCCAAAAATGATTTGGGATCTGGAGAAGGAACCTGCCGAGGGAGAGGCTGACAACGGAACAGTCAAGACTGAGACTCTCAAGCCCGGCGAGTTGAGGAATTGGTTCATCTCCCTCAGCGACCTGCGAGGCAAAGAGCGCTCTCTCCTCCACGGCGACTACTactccctttcctcctcagaCACATCGCTCGCGTTCCTGCGTCTGTGGGACCAGAGCGAGAGATACATAACCGCCGTCAACTGGGGAACGGCGCCGGAGACGTTGGCCTTTAAACTGGCAACTCCAG AAGTGAAATTGCCCGAGACGGCCAAAGTGAAGCTGTCGACCGACGACGACTTAAAAGAAGAGTCCGACGTCAGCCTGGAGAAGCTAACTCTGGGAGCGGGGAAAGCGGTCCTTCTGCAGTTCCCCTACAAAGGCTGA
- the snx15 gene encoding sorting nexin-15 isoform X1, producing MSRKPKDEYHRFFTVSDPRTHEKGHTEYKVTARFVSKSHPEDMKEVVVWRRFSELRKLHGELAYTHRNLFRRQEEFPPFPRAQLFGRFDETVIEERRKATEAMLQFSTTIPALYNSPQLKEFFRSGEVTRPLDPTLSSDEALPPPLIPLPKRRASDCEPVEEEEGREAPTLPQDLGVSMGLEVGEPEVAVEAYSEMGGSPLEDPKQDLSDTEPDDAAVSPHPPPANNHQSLQSQEDFEFLFDSVAEEPSASPEEEGAPALSDNDLAVFDPCYKQDRSNSAGDHKELNSLLSTTVEGEAAEYLKQAAAELKGAMQREEEGEFSAAIRSYRAAVDILITGVQGDPDPTRRESVMRRTDQYLKHAEMIVNRHLSPTHTQGP from the exons ATGTCGCGGAAGCCAAAAGATGAATATCACCGGTTCTTCACCGTTTCAGACCCACGAACGCACGAAAAGGGGCACACCGAGTACAAAGTGACAGCAAGG TTTGTATCCAAGAGTCACCCAGAAGACATGAAAGAGGTGGTTGTGTGGAGGCGGTTCTCCGAGTTACGGAAGCTTCATGGAGAGTTGGCCTACACGCACAGGAATCTAttcaggaggcaggaggagttTCCACCTTTTCCTCGGGCACAACTCTTtg GGAGGTTTGACGAGACTGTGATCgaagagaggagaaaggcgACAGAGGCCATGCTTCAGTTTTCAACCACCATACCTGCGCTATACAACAGCCCACAGCTCAAAGAGTTCTTTAGA aGTGGGGAGGTCACAAGGCCTTTGGATCCCACGTTGTCCTCTGATGAagctcttcctccccctctcattCCACTCCCTAAGAGGAGGGCCTCAGACTGTGAAcctgtagaggaggaggaggggagagaggccCCGACTTTACCTCAAGACTTAGGGGTCAGCATGGGCCTGGAGGTGGGGGAACCAGAAGTGGCGGTTGAGGCTTACAGCGAGATGGGGGGCTCGCCTTTGGAAGACCCAAAACAGGATCTTAGTGATACAGAGCCGGATGACGCAG CTGTATCTCCTCACCCACCACCTGCCAACAACCACCAATCACTACAGTCCCAGGAAGACTTTGAGTTCCTGTTTGACTCTGTGGCAGAGGAACCATCGGCGTctccagaggaggaaggagcgcCTGCGCTGTCTGATAACGACCTGGCTGTCTTTGACCCCTGCTACAAACAAG ATCGATCCAATTCCGCCGGTGACCACAAAGAACTGAACTCGCTGCTGTCAACGACTGTGGAGGGAGAAGCTGCTGAGTACTTGAAGCAAGCCGCCGCTGAGCTGAAGGGCGCcatgcagagggaggaggagggagaattTAGCGCTGCCATCCGTAGTTACAGGGCGGCGGTGGATATACTGATCACCGGAGTGCAGG GAGACCCAGATCCGACACGCAGGGAGTCTGTGATGAGGCGGACGGACCAGTACCTGAAACATGCAGAGATGATAGTCAACAGGCACCTttcacccacgcacacacagggcCCGTAG
- the snx15 gene encoding sorting nexin-15 isoform X2 → MSRKPKDEYHRFFTVSDPRTHEKGHTEYKVTARFVSKSHPEDMKEVVVWRRFSELRKLHGELAYTHRNLFRRQEEFPPFPRAQLFGRFDETVIEERRKATEAMLQFSTTIPALYNSPQLKEFFRSGEVTRPLDPTLSSDEALPPPLIPLPKRRASDCEPVEEEEGREAPTLPQDLGVSMGLEVGEPEVAVEAYSEMGGSPLEDPKQDLSDTEPDDAAVSPHPPPANNHQSLQSQEDFEFLFDSVAEEPSASPEEEGAPALSDNDLAVFDPCYKQDRSNSAGDHKELNSLLSTTVEGEAAEYLKQAAAELKGAMQREEEGEFSAAIRSYRAAVDILITGVQVFLQFRYQEPHFLPPVCLSIQETQIRHAGSL, encoded by the exons ATGTCGCGGAAGCCAAAAGATGAATATCACCGGTTCTTCACCGTTTCAGACCCACGAACGCACGAAAAGGGGCACACCGAGTACAAAGTGACAGCAAGG TTTGTATCCAAGAGTCACCCAGAAGACATGAAAGAGGTGGTTGTGTGGAGGCGGTTCTCCGAGTTACGGAAGCTTCATGGAGAGTTGGCCTACACGCACAGGAATCTAttcaggaggcaggaggagttTCCACCTTTTCCTCGGGCACAACTCTTtg GGAGGTTTGACGAGACTGTGATCgaagagaggagaaaggcgACAGAGGCCATGCTTCAGTTTTCAACCACCATACCTGCGCTATACAACAGCCCACAGCTCAAAGAGTTCTTTAGA aGTGGGGAGGTCACAAGGCCTTTGGATCCCACGTTGTCCTCTGATGAagctcttcctccccctctcattCCACTCCCTAAGAGGAGGGCCTCAGACTGTGAAcctgtagaggaggaggaggggagagaggccCCGACTTTACCTCAAGACTTAGGGGTCAGCATGGGCCTGGAGGTGGGGGAACCAGAAGTGGCGGTTGAGGCTTACAGCGAGATGGGGGGCTCGCCTTTGGAAGACCCAAAACAGGATCTTAGTGATACAGAGCCGGATGACGCAG CTGTATCTCCTCACCCACCACCTGCCAACAACCACCAATCACTACAGTCCCAGGAAGACTTTGAGTTCCTGTTTGACTCTGTGGCAGAGGAACCATCGGCGTctccagaggaggaaggagcgcCTGCGCTGTCTGATAACGACCTGGCTGTCTTTGACCCCTGCTACAAACAAG ATCGATCCAATTCCGCCGGTGACCACAAAGAACTGAACTCGCTGCTGTCAACGACTGTGGAGGGAGAAGCTGCTGAGTACTTGAAGCAAGCCGCCGCTGAGCTGAAGGGCGCcatgcagagggaggaggagggagaattTAGCGCTGCCATCCGTAGTTACAGGGCGGCGGTGGATATACTGATCACCGGAGTGCAGG TTTTCTTACAGTTCAGATATCAAGAGCCACACTTTCTTCCTCCCGTGTGTCTGTCCATCCAGGAGACCCAGATCCGACACGCAGGGAGTCTGTGA
- the slc3a2a gene encoding solute carrier family 3 member 2a isoform X2 has product MIEVDMKEVELSEMDPEKQPMTGDGQAAAAAEKNGSVKLKVPEDEVAFTGLSKDELMKVAGTPGWVRTRFVLLILFWLGWIGMLAGAIVIIVQAPRCKPIPEMNWWNEGPLYEISDTQAFSDGLKGIESKLDNINQLKVKGLVLGPLHTVQANQPSTLDLEKFDPRQGTNEELLGVLEKAHRKGINVMLDLTPNYLGSSSWFNPVEKDVRKVEAAAEYWLGLGVDGIKVSDLAIASGSAEWAKLQDVVQKNSSQDGKRRALMGVVKNVSATSASQLLNTSGVDLLQSDLVSTNIGGSELINTMDTLNSEQRSLGWGFGEQLSKQAKTPGLIRLYHLLLFTLPGTPIFKYGDEIGLPPGQGSEPPKMIWDLEKEPAEGEADNGTVKTETLKPGELRNWFISLSDLRGKERSLLHGDYYSLSSSDTSLAFLRLWDQSERYITAVNWGTAPETLAFKLATPEVKLPETAKVKLSTDDDLKEESDVSLEKLTLGAGKAVLLQFPYKG; this is encoded by the exons ATGATTGAAGTCGACATGAAGGAAGTGGAGCTCAGCGAAATGGACCCCGAGAAGCAGCCCATGACGGGGGATGGACaggcggctgcagctgctgagaagAATGGCAGCGTCAAGCTGAAGGTCCCCGAGGACGAAGTTGCATTCACTGGACTATCTAAGGACGAGCTGATGAAGGTTGCTGGCACCCCAGG ATGGGTGAGAACCCGTTTTGTGCTTCTTATTCTGTTTTGGCTGGGCTGGATCGGCATGTTGGCCGGGGCCATTGTGATCATCGTCCAGGCCCCTCGATGCAAGCCCATCCCCGAGATGAACTGGTGGAACGAGGGGCCCCTGTACGAGATCTCTGATACCCAAGCTTTCTCTGACGGACTGAAAG GCATTGAATCAAAGTTGGACAACATCAACCAGTTGAAGGTGAAAGGTCTGGTTCTTGGGCCCCTTCACACCGTCCAGGCTAACCAACCCAGCACTCTGGACCTTGAGAAATTTGACCCAAGGCAGGGGACAAATGAAGAACTGCTGGGTGTGCTGGAGAAGGCCCACAGAAAGG GCATTAATGTGATGCTGGATCTGACTCCTAACTACCTGGGCTCATCTTCCTGGTTCAACCCGGTTGAAAAGGACGTTCGGAAAGTCGAG GCTGCCGCAGAGTACTGGCTCGGTTTGGGCGTCGATGGCATCAAGGTCTCCGACCTCGCCATCGCTTCGGGTTCTGCAGAGTGGGCCAAGCTTCAGGATGTCGTCCAGAAGAATTCCTCTCAGGACGGCAAAAGGAG GGCTCTGATGGGTGTGGTTAAAAATGTTTCGGCCACAAGTGCATCTCAGCTTCTCAACACCAGCGGTGTGGATCTCCTCCAGTCTGATCTGGTCAGCACCAACATTGgag GTTCCGAGCTCATCAATACCATGGACACACTTAACTCTGAGCAAAGAAGTCTTGGGTGGGGTTTCGGGGAGCAGCTGTCTAAACAAGCAAAAACTCCAGGCCTGATCCGTCTTTACCATCTCCTGCTGTTTACCTTGCCTGGAACTCCCATTTTTAAATACGGAGATGAAATTGGCCTTCCGCCGGGACAG GGTTCCGAGCCTCCAAAAATGATTTGGGATCTGGAGAAGGAACCTGCCGAGGGAGAGGCTGACAACGGAACAGTCAAGACTGAGACTCTCAAGCCCGGCGAGTTGAGGAATTGGTTCATCTCCCTCAGCGACCTGCGAGGCAAAGAGCGCTCTCTCCTCCACGGCGACTACTactccctttcctcctcagaCACATCGCTCGCGTTCCTGCGTCTGTGGGACCAGAGCGAGAGATACATAACCGCCGTCAACTGGGGAACGGCGCCGGAGACGTTGGCCTTTAAACTGGCAACTCCAG AAGTGAAATTGCCCGAGACGGCCAAAGTGAAGCTGTCGACCGACGACGACTTAAAAGAAGAGTCCGACGTCAGCCTGGAGAAGCTAACTCTGGGAGCGGGGAAAGCGGTCCTTCTGCAGTTCCCCTACAAAGGCTGA